One stretch of Euphorbia lathyris chromosome 7, ddEupLath1.1, whole genome shotgun sequence DNA includes these proteins:
- the LOC136201248 gene encoding uncharacterized protein, with product MGAEEEKHRKQGDEEQANPNSISREQFLSWKRRKDEDSSARKAEAARKRAEDIAAGTVQMNGRELFVHEPWVFDNSLY from the exons ATGGGTGCAGAAGAAGAGAAGCATCGGAAGCAAGGAGACGAGGAGCAGGCAAACCCTAATTCTATATCTAGGGAACAGTTCCTCTCCTGGAAACGCCGAAAG GATGAAGATTCCTCAGCTAGAAAAGCTGAAGCTGCTAGGAAACGTGCAGAAGACATAGCTGCTGGAACAGTGCAAATGAATGGCAGGGAGCTTTTCGTGCATGAACCCTGGGTATTTGATAACTCTCTTTACTAA